TCGGCGAAATTAGAATAGTATGATTGGTAATGGTCAGCATTGTGaaatcatttgaaaaaaaaaatcaacacaaGACAAACATAATATTTAAAATGTTCAATAACAGACGTGAAGAGATTTATTCGTGTTTTGTCATATAATGTTActcattatttatttgtttgaagATCTGTTatgttttagttattaatttctaAACGTTTTTAGTGTGATGTgtattttgtttaatttggatTTATCCGGgaataattaacaaattaaatctTCTCTCCCCAGCTTGGGTCTGAGTTCTGTAACAAccatctaaaaaaaatctacCAAAAAGAGTATTATTTCTCttataacaaattaataaaatttcgGAGCTTTAAAATGTTTcaagttttcctttttttttatttgttacaaGTTTTCCTAAAATGAAGGATGCTGCAGTAAATCAAATTTTACATTGTTACTTCATTCTTCTCGTAACCGACGACAGAATAAAATTCTACACTAGATCGTGACTGACATACAAAGAAATCAAGGATTTAAGGGGTACTTCCTAAAATCTGGGTTCTGTATGTATCTAGCTCAGCCAACACCTCCTTCTCTGGCCGATAAATCAGATCAATCATTCGCCATACCTGCATCATAACAAATTATAACGTAATTCTTGAgtaataatattatatacatgCTGGAATGCCTTTATAACTTCGTTTCTTCACAATATTCAAATCAAGAATTTCAGAAACTTGTGTTTACCTGTAAGGTACCACCGCCGCTAGTACATTCACAATCATCTGAGACGCTAACAATTGTCCATGGGTCAAATGCATTCCAGTGGAAGTCAACGACCTTGTCCCTGAATACATAATAAGAAGTCAAACTATTTCAACATAACCAGAAACTGAGTGAAGAGTAATAAGAGAATTTCTTTGGTGAAAAGTAGAATTGGATAATGAGCAAAggtttttactaaatttataaagaACATGTGCATTGCACAATATATTTCTTTTGTGGGTTTTTTCTTTACTAAAAGAAGCAATATACCATATCATTACCCGAGTAATAATTATGATTGTGTTTATAATATACATACCTATGGCCAGCATGCCGAAAAAATAAACCTGATGGAGCACTTGCTCGATATGGACCTGATGTCTGACCAACCTAAAAGTAGCAATTCCAACGTTACATTGAATAATCTTGGACAAGAAGAAATGAAAACGAGATACAACATAGAAGCACAAGACTGATGAGTATGAAAGAATCAACCTTCTCATGGTCCCAAATGTTTAGAAAGCCATCCTCAGCAGAGCTTCCAAACACAGAGGACTTGTCAGGACACCACTGAAGCATATGCATAATTATAGGTTAATATTCACTGTAGAAAAATCTCCATAGCTGACTGTAGACAAGaactgcaaaattaaaagaagcaaCAAAAGCATGATCTCCTTGATACCTGTACACAGAGGATAGCTGCCTCATGACCTTCAAATTTATATACAGGAGACCCAACTCCCTCACTGTTAAGCTTCCGGCGATCGAACATTTTGACTGTGTTGTCAGCAGAACTGAAGCCAAAGCAACAGAAAATCATAATGAAGATCCAAAAGTTTGATAAATTGTCTGGTATCTGAGGGAAAGGCTCCAACTTCTAAGTTAATTCCATTTATGGCAGTAAGATGTAGAATGGAAatgcaaaaattaattaaaagaatcagGTGAAGGACATATAAATTGTAATTCAAGTTCATTTAAATGCACATGCAGCAAGTTAATACCCAGTCAGAATGAAATTTATATCATGAGGATTCCAATCAACACAATGAATATCTCCATCATGTGCCTTGTTGACCTGTTTAAGAAAGAAACACGAAAAAAGGGAAAATGCAACAACGTAGTCACATATACTAAATAGGAAATATTCATAATGGTATTTAAAGCATGAAATATCGAATAAGAATTACCAAGATGCAATTTATGCAAAATGAAATTTACTTAATAAGTTGTATTCAGTATTTTTCAAAATCTACCACCAAGGATTAGGGCATAATAGTTCACAGGCTGCCAAAACCTTGATGCATAAAAATCAGATTCGACAATCAACTACTTGCAGTGATAAAGAAATACTAGAGGGGAAACTGGTGGAATTAAAGAATGTAATAGTACTTCGGGAACCAGGCCCACCTCTTTTAAAACTATATTTACCACAAATCTCGAAAGCTATAATATTGAAACTTATATCGCCAGAAGAAATCAACATACAGAAGTTAAAACAGTTACTGATATCATAAagcttaattttatttctctcttcgCCTTGAACTAATTTAAAAGTTACATTTCATGGTTCTAATCCTAAAGCAAGCAGCACTGATATAGATGAGTTGAGGAAATCAAACCTTGGCAGCTGGAACTGATCCAACTCGTGCATCCCAAAATATGAGGCAGGAATCATCACCAACACTACAGAACTCCAGTGCACTGCATTTGATAGAGACAAAATTGCATAGGAAGTATATCAGGAAACGATAAGAAACTCATGGAGCCAACCTCTTAAGACAGAGTAGGAACGTAGATTTGCTTGAAATTTATAACCCCGTTAATAATTTTCAGGACTAAGAACTCAAATGCACGTCtcctttttaataaattagatttGTTTTATGATAAACTAAATGAAGTATATCTGTAAATATGTAATACAGATAATCTTGTAAGCAACCTTGAAATCCATAAATAATAATGGCTTTAGTTACAGAGTATGACACAAGTACCGATGAAAGCAAGAAACAGCCACCTTGATGGGCAAAATTGCACATCTTCAACAGTGTTAGTATGACCGTGGAAGATGCCACGTGGTCCAACAGAAGGACTTTCTGTAGCTTTCTGACTACTCTTAGAATGTTTAACATTGGAACCTGATTCAGCTGCTAAACTTGCAATATGATCCTGAATACTCCATAGGACCACATACTTGTCCTTCCCTGCCATTGAGAATTGTAACCGAGTTAACGAAATAAGTGTACAGCATAAAAAGGGCACCATCCAGAAAGAGTAAGAACCTGACCCTTTACTAGTGTGTGTTTTGTCTTTTTTCTTTGACAGGAAATTGATGTTTAAAAGTTTAACGTTATATATTATGTTAGCAACATTAACACGGTAATGTATGTCTATTACACATACATTTGTAAATGTATTTGTATTTGTTATTTTTTCCGAGGTCAGTGTCTAATACAATTGTATTTCTATTGttgataatatgtaaattttGATCTCAGTTCCTTCTAGTGAACCTAAAAAGCTAGTGCATGCATAAGGGGTAAGgtgtttctaaaccaacagaaaggaAACTTTTGATATCATTCACAGTTAGATGACAACTAAAAACAAAGAAGACTCTAACCTCCCGAAAGAACAAAGGGCTCAGTTGGACACATAGCAAGAGCATATTCAGCATTATCATCATGCCCAGTTAATACCTGCAACAAGGCATACCTAAAATTTCAGGTGGTCTAACACGTTAATTCAAATATATAAACAGCATAATGGCTAAATGATCAATTCAGCCCTTATAAGTGTAAACTAACACTAGTTACAATTACTACAAAATTTATTCTTTGGAcagtaataaatatttatatatatatatatatatatatatatatatatatatatatatatatatatatatatatatatatatatatatatataaaatctgaAGAAATTCCCCATGGGGgaataatttttaagaaaaacaaACCAGATCTGGACGGGAAGTGGGAGCACCCAGAAGAGCTTGGCGGTTGGGCTGAGTTTCAAGATCCCAAATAAACACCTTTTGTCACaaatagaaaaaataacaaaattccaCATCAAACTTACACCAACAAGATTTTGGATAGAATAGCCTAAGATTGAAAATCTCAAATGATAGACAATTTTTACTTACTTCAGGACTATCAGTATGAGTGGCAACAATCTTACTATTTTGCCGGAGCTCCCTGATTCTATTCACCTGAAACATATTTATAAAATgcacaaaaaattataaacaatTTTTACATCGCAAAACGATTATCGGCCTTCGAATGTACGCATATGCATACCTCGCCAGGGTGTATGATAGTTTTATACTTCTTGACAAATGGAGAGCGCGATTCTTCATTAAACTGAGATAAACAACACACGAGTTTCAATTAACAACGGACAAAAACGCTAGATTCAATAATGAATGAACTATTATGGTTATGAAGTAAGTAATAGTGTCATTGAAACCTGAGAGATATGTTCAGCGGCGGCAACCCTAGGTTTAACAACTTCGACATTAGCTACAACAAGAGTGTTGGGAACACTGCCATCAGTCTGAGAGAGAGAACAAGCAAGATTAAACACAAGtaattattatgattaatgaGTATAAGCAAGATTAATTAGTATAATTGTGTAATTGAAGTGCTGAACCTGTTCAGAGAGATAGAGACGATGGCGGTTCTTGTAGGTGGCTTGTTCGAGGAGAGGGCCCCACCGGCAAGAGAGTGAAGGCCAGACCAGGTTGTGGTTAGCCAGCCAGTCGTACAACACTCCCACCATTGACTTCCATTCACTGTAACGATCCTTCACTCCCATTACCACTGTCTTCGCCTTCTTCATCTCTCTCTGCTTTTTCAATTATGCTTCCATTTAtatgaagaagaagcagtgagAGAGAAACGCGTTTCGCTGTCACTTTCCTTTTCCCGTTTCATTTCCATTTTTTCCCGCCTTTTCCTTTTGCAGTTTCCCGCATACGAATTGACAATATTACCCCTCTTCATCTCGAATATCCCTTACCAATTACCATGTCCTACACTATCCTGTTCCCGCCTTACCTCTAATCTCGCACTattcaaaattttgtttcaatggTTATTAACAAATCACTAAGCTTCTATGCATTGTTATATTTCATcatggaaataataataataatagtcctGCTAGAGacccaatggaatatttgtacaatgtgtataataggTTATTTATatggaatatttgtataatgtatACAATAGGCTATTTATTTGGCCtaatataagttaaaaaataaCCTCCAgagtaaaatactactaatttctcaaacacaatacactCATACTATCCAAATAACCATCCGGGTACCAGaaataataaacatctgatatcctactgaatTTAACATTCCTATATTcccattatacacattatatCTCATTGGCTCCATATACTTCCTCTAATAATAATAGTTACGTAGTAATCTTTTTCCCATTGTATCTCCTAATTATTAATCTATTCTATtgcgaatttaaaatttaaggatCTAATGCTAACTTACACTGTTACACATATTAAAGAGATTCAAATTCTATGACTTATTTGAATGGACAAAATATCTTTTAACTTAAATATTTATTAGATTTATTCATTTTGTAAGACTTTAGTTGTAAACTTGTAATTTACTTTATTGTTGAGACTTATCTTTTtggtatttcaaaaaaaaaaaacaaatttgaaatattctaaaggaaaaataaataaatagtaatgaaaagaaaataTGCTGACAGCATttccaaaaataagaaaaaggaaaatggtAGTGTTAGTTAGTTTGAGATGATGGAAGGCAAAGGCATTGAAGGCAGAGAGTGATTATAAACACGAAAGGAAAGGGCAATGGTGATGACAGTGTGAGGCTCTCTCCCTTAACCATTTTTCGATCGCGATCTCATTCCACTCTCCCCTATGGGTACGTCTCTTCCTTTCACACATTTCATGCAACTCTTTTTCATTTTAACATTTGTAATTTGTTATTCAATTGATATTGGTTTGATTTGATTCATTTTGATAATTTGTATTATTGCGATTGTTGGATCACTACCGTTTATGTCAAAATGCAATGTTGCAATCACATTTGAACctgttcttctttcttgttttgcTTAATTTGTGTTAACAGCttggaaatttttattttacGCTTCTAAGTGCTAACGCTAGATGTgtaaattgtaaaattatggtTATGCAGCGAAGAGTGAGATTCGTTTTTCTACTCAGCTTATTGATGGAGATGGCACGTTCAATGTTGAGGGAATTGAGAAGTTCATGAAGGACGTTAAGTTAGCTGAATGCGGGCTTTCCTATGCCGTAGTTTCCATCATGGGTCCACAAAGTAGTGGTATGTTCCATAAGCTAGCTTTTTGCTTCGGCTTTATGTTCAGATGATTCTTACGTCGCCTTTGGTAGCCGTGACAATACTCAATCGAATACAATATTTGAACTTGAGGATTTCTATTTTGATTATGCCAATCTTCTTATGTGGTAGACCGAGTAAGCAATATTTTGAAGTtcatctttctatttatttgttgGTAAGGAGTGACGAATCTTTCTATATTGGTGTAGTGTTCGGTCTTGGTAGAATTTTATTATCAAAGTGAGATAGATGCTACTCATATAGTTAAGCAATATTTATACAATCTAATTCTTCCTTTCTGGCATGGGCAGGCAAGAGTACACTATTAAATAATTTGTTTGGCACTGATTTTAGAGAGATGGATGCATTTAAGGGAAGGTGTGTGTTTGCACTTCCAAGATAATCACCTCAATGGTTCAACCTCATTCACGTAGCAAGGATGTTTTCACCTGATGGAATGCACTGATTTTTTTTCAGATCTCAAACAACCAAAGGAATTTGGTTGGCAAAATGTGCCGGCATAGAGCCTTTTACACTTGTGATGGACTTAGAGGGCACAGATGGAAGAGAAAGGGGAGAGGTGATTTTTCCCACCTTAACTTTATTTGATCATTATGAATATGGTCCAGATTCTAGGTTTTATCATGATTTTTTTGGCATCATTTGTTTATTTTATGCCTTTGATTGTTTCCTCAACATATTAAATTTCTTTCTCCCAGGACGATACTGCATTTGAAAAGCAGAGTTCTCTTTTTGCTTTGGCTGTTTCGGATATTGTGCTGATAAACATGTGAGTTCTTTTCCCCTTGTCCTCCTTTAGAATTCTTTTGTACAATCTAACTCTAGAAACTTCCAAGTATGTTTTGGCTCCTGTAATTCTTGCTTTCTGGATTGAAGgtactctttttttctcttttaatttcgtTGTGCAACTGATTTTTTACCCCCCACATACACTTGTAAAGGTGGTGTCATGACATCGGCCGCGAGCAAGCTGCAAACAAGCCACTTCTAAAAACTGTGTTTCAGGTATCTTCTCTTGGCCTATTGACTACATGCAGCTATCTCCAATTTTAGAATATGTCTATTGTCCAGTTACACGATCGTTATTACTTTCAGGTCATGATGAGGTTGTTTAGTCCACGCAAAACAACATTGATGTTTGTCATACGTGATAAAACAAGGGTGTGTAAATAATATTCTCATGTTAGTCATGTCTATATCTTTATTTATTACGTGATCACAAATTTCCTTTTGTAGACACCACTAGAAAATTTAGAACCTGTCTTACGAGAAGATATTCAGAAGGTATTTTGCATTgctttatttattacatgatgcTGTTAGGTTGGTCTCAGGAATTTCTGTTCACCTTTTCTTTCTTGGTGATTTTTCCTGTACTTTTCCCACTGCAGATTTGGGATTCTGTTCCTAAGCCACAGGCCCACAAGGAAACCCCACTAAGTGAATTTTTTAACGTAAGATAATCATTCTTTTTGGGATCACTAAACTTAATAATGTTCAGATGTGGTTAGCATTTTATTAGAGTTCCCTTGGtactttgcaataattgtttgcTCTTGGCAAAAAATGATCAGGTTGAAGTTGTTGCTCTTTCTAGCTTCGAAGAGAAGGAAGAGCAATTCAAGGAGCAAGTATGAATGAACTGTGTTAATTTTGCACTACGGTGGAAAACAGAATTAGCCGTTTGTTTGTCAGTAAATACCTGAGCTAAGTTGTGTAAGTGTTGTTACTTTTGATCAACTCTAAATGTAGGTTCATGAGTTGAGGCAGCGATTTGTTCATTCCATAAATCCTGGTGGGCTTGCGGGGGATCGGCGTGGAGTTGTTCCTGCTTCGGGCTTTTCTTTTAGTGCTCAGCAAATCTGGAAAGTCATCAAGGAGAACAAAGATCTTGACCTTCCCGCACACAAGGTAATATCTTGATACCTGATGTGATTGCTTTTGATTGTTTTAATGGAAATATTACTTTTGTTTTAGTTGTATAttgatttcattaattatttgtgGTTGAGCCACTTGTAGGTCATGGTTGCTACTGTAAGATGTGAAGAAATTGCCAATGAGAAATATGCCCTTTTTGCTGCCAATGAggtatttgtttttctttaactATGATTATCCAATACATTTTGATAGTCTTATATACTGTAATTACTGAAATTAGTTGAAATTATCACTCAGGACTGGCGTCAGCTAGAAGAGGCTGTGCAATCAGGTCCAGTTTCTGGATTTGGGAAAAAGCTCAATTCGCTTCTTGATACTTGTCTTTCAGAGTTAGTATAGTTAATTTTATCTGATATTTTATCCATGTagtatattctattttatatGAAATATGGTAAACATTGTTAATAAGCTTTGAGTTAACTCTCTAAGCTTTTCATATCATTTTATGGAAGTACTAAACTTAGCATGTTGATTAGTAGGTTATAACATATTTTCACATTTATAAACATCTGTATTTTTGTTTACCTATTtgttaaaataagaaattcatgAAGGTATATTGAgtctcttttgttttttcttctttcaacaTAGGTATGATGTTGAAGCCACTTATTTTGATGAAGGTGTGAGAACCGCTAAACAGAAGCACCTTCAAGAAAAACTGTTGCAAGTAACTATTATCAACTTAGCTCTTGTGCAAACATGCTTCTTAGACCTTCCCCTTTTCCATTACATAAAGGAATTAGTGGTTATTGAAAGAGATAAATAAGTTGGCATTACGAATGAAGATTCATCATTTAAGATACTGGATTAGTCATGTCTATCTGTTCTATTCTGCCTTCAAATGCTTTTCCATGTTTGTGATATTAATTATGTTACTTCATTCCCCTATTGTCTTTTCAATGGGATAGCTTGTCCAACCAGCATTCCACTCTGCCCTTGGACATATAAGGATTGGAACTTTCGATAAGTTCAAGGAAGTATTTGATAAGGCTTTGAATAAAGGGGAAGGGTTTTCTGAAGCTGCTAATAATTGCACAGGGATTTTTATGGCTCAGTTTGATGAAGCCTGTGCAGGTATTCCAAGTCCAGCATTTGTCTATCCTAATTCATTAGGCATCAATAGATTAAAGTTGAGAAATATGTCAAGTTTGTTGTATGCATCTAACTTGCTCAAATGGATTACAATTTAACAGTGATATAATATCGTTGCAGATGTTGTTGTTGAAGTTGCAGACTGGGATACATCTAAAGTAAGGGAGAAACTACGACGTGATATTGATGCACATGTTGCATCTGTACGTGCAGCTAAGTTATCGGAACTTACCACAACATATGAGGTACATGTCTGAGAATTGAGATTGATCATTCTCTTACAAATTTGTGAGTGTATCCTAGGCCAATAACAATGTAACATCATCTCAGATTAAAT
This region of Arachis hypogaea cultivar Tifrunner chromosome 8, arahy.Tifrunner.gnm2.J5K5, whole genome shotgun sequence genomic DNA includes:
- the LOC112706510 gene encoding WD-40 repeat-containing protein MSI4 — encoded protein: MKKAKTVVMGVKDRYSEWKSMVGVLYDWLANHNLVWPSLSCRWGPLLEQATYKNRHRLYLSEQTDGSVPNTLVVANVEVVKPRVAAAEHISQFNEESRSPFVKKYKTIIHPGEVNRIRELRQNSKIVATHTDSPEVFIWDLETQPNRQALLGAPTSRPDLVLTGHDDNAEYALAMCPTEPFVLSGGKDKYVVLWSIQDHIASLAAESGSNVKHSKSSQKATESPSVGPRGIFHGHTNTVEDVQFCPSSALEFCSVGDDSCLIFWDARVGSVPAAKVNKAHDGDIHCVDWNPHDINFILTGSADNTVKMFDRRKLNSEGVGSPVYKFEGHEAAILCVQWCPDKSSVFGSSAEDGFLNIWDHEKVGQTSGPYRASAPSGLFFRHAGHRDKVVDFHWNAFDPWTIVSVSDDCECTSGGGTLQVWRMIDLIYRPEKEVLAELDTYRTQILGSTP
- the LOC112706512 gene encoding protein ROOT HAIR DEFECTIVE 3 — its product is MAKSEIRFSTQLIDGDGTFNVEGIEKFMKDVKLAECGLSYAVVSIMGPQSSGKSTLLNNLFGTDFREMDAFKGRSQTTKGIWLAKCAGIEPFTLVMDLEGTDGRERGEDDTAFEKQSSLFALAVSDIVLINMWCHDIGREQAANKPLLKTVFQVMMRLFSPRKTTLMFVIRDKTRTPLENLEPVLREDIQKIWDSVPKPQAHKETPLSEFFNVEVVALSSFEEKEEQFKEQVHELRQRFVHSINPGGLAGDRRGVVPASGFSFSAQQIWKVIKENKDLDLPAHKVMVATVRCEEIANEKYALFAANEDWRQLEEAVQSGPVSGFGKKLNSLLDTCLSEYDVEATYFDEGVRTAKQKHLQEKLLQLVQPAFHSALGHIRIGTFDKFKEVFDKALNKGEGFSEAANNCTGIFMAQFDEACADVVVEVADWDTSKVREKLRRDIDAHVASVRAAKLSELTTTYEEKLKEALSGPIEALFDGANNETWPSIRKLYKRETESAVSGFSAALTRFDADEETQKNMIVSLENYARGLIETKARDEACRVLIRMKEKFTTLFSHDAESMPRIWTGSEDIRSITKTARYACLKLLSVMTVIRLDDKDDTLNIENILAKALLDSPNEKEKKITTVDPLASSTWEKVPASKTLITPVQCKSLWRQFKIETEYTVSQAIAAQEANKRGNNWLPPPWAIVALLILGFNEFMTLLRNPLYLILIFIGYLLIKALWVQLDVAGDFRHGALAGLLSLSTKFLPTIMNLMRKLAEEGVPETNNPQPTPSTSNQTTGSSASSTASSKVTFLERGTEYTASSKEE